The following coding sequences are from one Elusimicrobiota bacterium window:
- a CDS encoding glycosyltransferase family 39 protein codes for MNAEAAPSRNPPLRSAAPFLALLLALGFGLRWRAADHPYISQWDEAYHALVAKNLAAHPLVPTLYEEKVLPADDRDWTMAGVWLHKPPLPLWLMAAGIAAFGENEASFRIPSVALDTLAILLIYLLALELFGPSASLAGLFAAALYSINPLMIRLVSGRIPDDAPHVVNAFFITLTVLLFAVSARRNSRAWAAAAGLSLGLGTLCMSAVALLGLAAPLPLMLSLRGPRGSARLLAVSFAVFLAAALPWPLYCLSRWPELWRHESALHVEHLFKALDGHAHAWWWYLKILPVQYGGSPVLAWAFAAAAAAYGVREAARRKDGGLASALCWLAVPYVFFSLIATKLYAYVAVAVPALCLLAGFGCAAAWSARRGRYRAAALAALAAAGLQTGAAAVERLRADYSLCPWSETYDYPSFRREMLRLREVPGPKVLLNVGDSKSPQAMYYSGAAAYPRVPDAAGVRGLLAKGCRVFVLVEADKRGTDEPAVLKTPEFRGKILYIPVPPPLALDPKHPYEA; via the coding sequence GTGAACGCCGAAGCCGCGCCGTCTCGAAATCCGCCGCTCCGCTCCGCGGCGCCGTTCCTCGCCCTGCTCCTCGCTCTCGGCTTCGGGCTGCGTTGGCGCGCCGCGGACCATCCCTACATCAGCCAATGGGACGAGGCCTACCACGCGCTCGTCGCCAAGAACCTGGCGGCGCACCCTCTCGTGCCGACCCTGTACGAGGAAAAGGTCCTGCCCGCCGACGACCGGGACTGGACGATGGCCGGCGTCTGGCTCCACAAGCCGCCCCTGCCGCTGTGGCTGATGGCCGCCGGCATCGCGGCGTTCGGGGAGAATGAAGCGTCGTTCCGGATTCCCTCGGTCGCGCTCGACACCCTCGCGATCCTGCTGATCTATCTCCTGGCCTTGGAGCTGTTCGGGCCGTCGGCCTCCTTGGCGGGCCTGTTCGCCGCCGCGCTCTATTCCATCAATCCGTTGATGATCCGCCTGGTGTCGGGACGCATCCCCGACGACGCGCCGCACGTGGTCAACGCGTTCTTCATAACGCTCACGGTCCTTTTGTTCGCCGTCTCGGCCCGCAGGAACAGCCGCGCCTGGGCCGCCGCCGCCGGGCTTTCGCTCGGTCTTGGGACCCTGTGCATGTCCGCCGTGGCGCTGCTCGGCCTCGCCGCGCCCCTGCCGTTGATGCTGTCCCTGCGCGGCCCCCGCGGGAGCGCCCGCCTCCTTGCCGTTTCGTTCGCCGTTTTCCTCGCCGCGGCGCTTCCGTGGCCGCTGTACTGCCTGAGCCGGTGGCCGGAGCTGTGGCGTCACGAGTCCGCGCTCCACGTCGAGCACCTGTTCAAGGCCTTGGACGGCCACGCGCATGCCTGGTGGTGGTACCTGAAGATACTCCCCGTGCAATACGGCGGGAGCCCCGTCCTCGCGTGGGCCTTCGCGGCCGCCGCGGCCGCGTACGGGGTCCGCGAGGCCGCGCGGCGCAAGGACGGCGGCCTCGCGAGCGCGCTGTGCTGGCTGGCGGTCCCATACGTCTTCTTCTCCCTCATCGCGACCAAGCTGTACGCCTACGTCGCCGTCGCGGTCCCCGCGCTGTGCCTCCTGGCGGGCTTCGGCTGCGCCGCGGCGTGGTCGGCGCGCCGGGGCCGGTACCGCGCGGCCGCCCTCGCGGCGCTGGCCGCCGCCGGCCTCCAGACGGGCGCCGCCGCCGTGGAGCGGCTCCGCGCGGACTATTCGCTGTGCCCCTGGAGCGAGACGTACGACTATCCGTCGTTCCGCCGGGAGATGCTGCGCCTTCGCGAGGTCCCGGGGCCCAAAGTCCTTCTCAACGTCGGCGACTCCAAGTCGCCGCAGGCGATGTACTACTCGGGAGCGGCGGCGTACCCGCGGGTCCCCGACGCGGCCGGGGTCCGCGGCCTGCTCGCGAAGGGCTGCCGCGTCTTCGTCCTCGTCGAGGCGGACAAGCGCGGGACGGACGAACCGGCGGTTTTGAAGACGCCGGAGTTCCGCGGGAAGATACTCTATATCCCTGTGCCTCCGCCCTTAGCCCTCGACCCGAAACACCCTTACGAAGCCTGA